One Phoenix dactylifera cultivar Barhee BC4 chromosome 8, palm_55x_up_171113_PBpolish2nd_filt_p, whole genome shotgun sequence genomic window carries:
- the LOC103708669 gene encoding phenylalanine ammonia-lyase-like codes for MHHPASKQQAPHRHLSFTVMAFLSQPSESKGCVVHPHPIVDSASTYVSNPHHWEKAAETLSSTYFDEVRRMITQFSDLTSICLQGTTSLTVAQVAAISRRSSVAVTLDAAAARARVDRSAAWVAEHSNSAAGFGASSHRGTNKTADLQAELIRFLNAGVIGTDPFPSSYTKAAMLVRTNTLMQGYSGVRWELLEAMTKLMNHNLIPKIPLRGSICELLPLSYIAGVLIGRHNALVTTLEGEEITSMEALKRVGIDRPFELHSREGIALVNGTALGSAAAAAACYDANILAILSVILSAMFCEAVQGKPEFADPLTHELKHHPGQIESAAIMKYLLDNSDYIKETELRREREAPTKPKQDRYALRTSPQWLGPLIELIRMATHSIEREINSVDDNPLIDVSRGVFLRGGNFQGTPIDVSMDSLRMALAAIGKLIFAQFSELVCDYYNNGLPSNLSAGADPSLDYGLKGAEIAMAAYCSELQYLANPVTTHVQSAEQNNQDVNSLGLIAARKSAEAVEVLRLMMATYMVALCQAIDLRQLEENLREVVRRSVVQAARKVLNPAEDGSLSKARSWEKDLIQVVERLPVYCYIDDPGNAKYALMQQLREVLVDKALEGNEEGRVVFKRIPEFQEEAKKRLREEVGWARERFGKGDFVTGSSINKCRTYPVYKFVREEVGTELLTGEKKVSPGEYIEKVYEATKERRVGEVVVECIQGWSGFASQEKLQQY; via the coding sequence ATGCACCATCCTGCAAGCAAACAACAAGCACCTCATCGGCATCTCTCCTTCACAGTGATGGCATTTCTTAGTCAACCCTCAGAATCTAAAGGCTGCGTCGTCCATCCTCATCCAATCGTCGACTCGGCGTCCACCTACGTCTCCAATCCTCACCACTGGGAGAAGGCTGCAGAGACCCTCAGCAGCACCTACTTCGATGAAGTCCGCCGCATGATCACCCAATTCTCTGACCTCACCTCCATCTGCCTCCAGGGCACTACTTCCTTGACGGTTGCCCAGGTTGCTGCAATCAGCCGCCGCTCCAGTGTTGCCGTTACACTTGACGCGGCCGCCGCCCGTGCTCGAGTTGACCGCAGCGCCGCATGGGTCGCGGAGCACAGCAACAGCGCCGCCGGCTTCGGTGCCTCGTCCCACCGCGGCACCAACAAGACTGCAGACCTCCAGGCGGAGCTCATCCGGTTCCTGAACGCTGGCGTCATCGGCACCGACCCCTTCCCCTCGAGCTACACCAAGGCTGCGATGCTTGTCCGGACCAACACCCTCATGCAGGGCTACTCCGGCGTCCGGTGGGAGCTCCTCGAGGCCATGACCAAACTCATGAATCACAACCTTATCCCCAAGATTCCTCTGCGGGGTTCCATTTGCGAACTTCTTCCCTTATCCTACATCGCCGGCGTACTAATCGGGCGGCACAATGCACTGGTGACCACCCTGGAAGGCGAGGAGATCACATCCATGGAAGCGCTAAAGCGAGTGGGGATCGACCGGCCGTTCGAGCTCCATTCCAGGGAGGGGATCGCGCTCGTCAACGGCACCGCATTGGGGTCAGCGGCGGCAGCGGCAGCGTGCTACGACGCCAATATTTTGGCCATACTTTCGGTAATCTTGTCAGCCATGTTCTGCGAGGCAGTGCAAGGGAAGCCGGAATTCGCCGACCCGCTGACCCACGAGCTGAAGCACCACCCGGGCCAGATCGAGTCGGCGGCCATCATGAAGTACCTCCTGGACAACAGCGACTACATTAAGGAGACCGAGCTCCGGCGCGAAAGAGAGGCACCGACAAAACCAAAACAAGACCGCTACGCTCTCCGGACGTCGCCGCAGTGGCTGGGGCCGCTGATCGAATTGATTCGAATGGCGACGCACTCGATCGAGCGGGAGATCAACTCGGTCGACGATAACCCCTTGATCGATGTCTCCCGCGGCGTCTTCCTCCGGGGGGGCAACTTCCAGGGCACCCCCATCGATGTCTCCATGGATAGCCTCCGCATGGCGCTGGCAGCGATCGGGAAGCTCATCTTCGCCCAGTTCTCTGAGCTCGTCTGCGACTATTACAACAACGGGCTGCCGTCGAACCTAAGCGCCGGCGCGGACCCGAGTCTTGACTATGGGCTCAAGGGGGCGGAGATCGCGATGGCTGCCTACTGTTCCGAGCTACAGTATTTGGCTAATCCCGTCACGACCCACGTCCAGAGCGCGGAGCAGAACAACCAGGATGTCAACTCTTTGGGTCTGATTGCAGCTAGAAAGAGTGCCGAAGCTGTTGAGGTACTGAGGCTGATGATGGCTACTTACATGGTAGCTCTATGCCAGGCCATAGATTTGAGGCAGTTGGAAGAGAATCTAAGAGAAGTAGTGAGGCGGTCTGTGGTACAGGCTGCAAGGAAGGTACTGAATCCGGCCGAGGATGGAAGCTTATCAAAGGCGAGGTCTTGGGAGAAGGATTTGATTCAAGTGGTGGAGAGGCTGCCGGTGTATTGTTACATTGATGACCCGGGTAATGCGAAGTATGCTTTGATGCAACAGCTAAGGGAAGTTTTAGTGGACAAGGCGTTAGAGGGGAATGAGGAGGGGAGAGTGGTGTTTAAGAGGATACCAGAGTTTCAAGAAGAGGCGAAGAAGAGATTGAGGGAGGAGGTGGGATGGGCGAGGGAGAGATTTGGAAAGGGTGATTTTGTCACTGGGAGTAGTATAAACAAGTGCAGGACTTATCCCGTGTATAAGTTTGTGAGGGAGGAGGTGGGGACGGAGTTATTAACAGGAGAGAAGAAGGTGAGCCCGGGGGAGTATATAGAGAAGGTGTATGAGGCGACGAAGGAGAGGAGAGTCGGAGAAGTAGTCGTGGAATGCATCCAGGGTTGGAGTGGATTTGCATCACAGGAGAAGCTCCAGCAGTACTAG